Proteins encoded within one genomic window of Candidatus Bathyarchaeota archaeon A05DMB-5:
- a CDS encoding winged helix-turn-helix transcriptional regulator gives MEDLSRYYTLLRDPARRKIIEILGTQEKIGFKELKEALGLGVGTVYYHLDMLSNFITQDKQRKYRLNDRGQTLYRILKEGNVPATLEIGEAFSHRLGKWLFLSPVFAQTAKPLKLLPVSIAILLLGAFGTSNANLDSALFFYFPYSIYSSARIMASFFFNWIGLFLFAEFLIYVLYKRLGNDLQLFTCIGLAAFPLAIFPYIYLFTSEIVAQYILFIMQIWSLLLLSAAFCFGKGIRLDRAIVVSLTAMYLNIAVLFILGRFS, from the coding sequence ATGGAAGACCTATCGCGATATTACACTTTACTTAGAGACCCAGCGCGTCGAAAAATAATTGAAATTTTAGGTACCCAAGAGAAAATTGGATTCAAAGAATTAAAAGAAGCCTTAGGCTTAGGCGTAGGAACAGTCTACTACCACTTAGACATGCTTTCAAACTTTATAACACAAGACAAGCAACGCAAGTATAGACTTAATGACCGTGGACAAACATTGTATAGAATTTTGAAGGAAGGAAACGTTCCAGCAACTCTTGAAATAGGCGAAGCCTTCAGCCACCGCTTAGGAAAATGGCTTTTCCTCTCACCTGTTTTCGCCCAAACAGCCAAACCTTTGAAGCTTTTGCCTGTTTCAATAGCTATATTGCTCTTGGGTGCGTTTGGCACATCTAATGCAAACCTTGACTCTGCGCTTTTCTTTTATTTTCCCTATTCCATCTACAGTTCTGCTAGAATAATGGCGTCATTCTTTTTCAACTGGATAGGTTTATTCCTCTTTGCGGAATTCTTAATCTATGTTCTTTACAAGCGGTTAGGAAATGATTTACAGCTCTTCACGTGCATAGGTTTAGCAGCATTTCCCCTTGCAATTTTTCCATACATCTACCTTTTCACATCCGAAATTGTGGCGCAATACATTCTGTTCATAATGCAGATTTGGAGTTTGCTACTTCTTTCAGCAGCTTTCTGCTTCGGAAAAGGCATAAGACTAGATAGAGCCATAGTCGTAAGCCTAACAGCCATGTACCTAAACATAGCAGTACTATTCATTTTGGGACGTTTCTCATAA